The Deltaproteobacteria bacterium genome includes a region encoding these proteins:
- a CDS encoding MoxR family ATPase → MTEQIKTSPEDLDALKALHAARGKIEEQIGKRVIGQKDVIEHLLITLFAGGHGLFVGVPGLAKTLLINTLSEVLDLGFNRIQFTPDLMPSDITGTDIIRQDAQGNREFQFVKGPVFCNILLADEINRTPPKTQAALLQAMQEHNVTASGHTMPLSAPFHVFATQNPIEQEGTYPLPEAQLDRFMMMMRVNYPSAEEEAEVVRQTTSGQPKDVEKILGPSEILKYQELVLRVPVADSLIKEAVALVRKTRPSDETTTATVREYVSFGAGPRAAQHLILCAKARAILNGRPAVDTEDLRMLAKPVMRHRIMTNFQAEANRISADDLIEGLIAA, encoded by the coding sequence CCCAGAAGACTTAGACGCCCTAAAGGCACTGCACGCTGCGCGTGGTAAGATCGAAGAACAGATCGGTAAACGCGTCATTGGCCAAAAAGATGTGATCGAGCATCTACTCATTACACTCTTTGCTGGCGGGCACGGATTGTTTGTTGGAGTTCCTGGTCTCGCCAAGACTTTGCTGATCAATACGCTCTCCGAAGTCCTAGACCTCGGCTTTAATCGAATTCAATTCACACCCGACCTGATGCCCTCCGACATCACCGGTACAGATATCATTCGCCAAGATGCTCAAGGCAACCGGGAATTCCAATTCGTCAAAGGGCCCGTTTTCTGTAACATCCTTTTGGCCGACGAGATTAACCGGACACCACCTAAAACTCAGGCAGCACTTCTACAGGCGATGCAGGAACACAATGTGACGGCCAGCGGTCACACGATGCCACTCTCAGCACCCTTTCACGTCTTTGCGACTCAGAACCCCATTGAGCAGGAAGGCACATATCCACTGCCCGAAGCTCAGCTCGACCGGTTTATGATGATGATGCGGGTTAATTACCCGAGTGCGGAAGAAGAAGCTGAGGTCGTACGCCAGACAACCTCGGGGCAGCCTAAGGACGTCGAGAAGATTCTGGGCCCCAGTGAGATATTGAAGTACCAGGAGCTTGTTTTAAGAGTCCCGGTTGCTGACTCACTTATTAAAGAGGCCGTAGCACTGGTGCGAAAGACTCGGCCATCTGATGAAACGACCACGGCAACAGTTCGCGAATATGTCAGCTTCGGCGCGGGCCCGCGTGCAGCTCAGCACCTGATTTTGTGCGCTAAGGCACGGGCGATTTTAAACGGCCGACCTGCCGTGGACACCGAGGACCTTAGGATGCTGGCTAAGCCAGTCATGCGACACAGGATTATGACCAACTTTCAAGCCGAGGCGAATCGCATTAGTGCAGATGACCTCATCGAAGGGCTTATTGCGGCTTAA